The following coding sequences lie in one Listeria ivanovii subsp. londoniensis genomic window:
- a CDS encoding GNAT family N-acetyltransferase codes for MQIRLSVREDASSMMELEHLVWTPGTTPGNIHFDSEAEFLLKNPPGSKIVVVKEDKVIGILGYKSPIPLPSNKHVVELDIAVHPDYQREGIGQLLMDKMKEIAREKGYLKISLRVLSINQKAIRFYEKNGFKQEGLLKKEFIINGNFVDDILMAYFL; via the coding sequence ATGCAAATTAGATTATCCGTTCGTGAAGATGCATCATCCATGATGGAACTTGAACATTTAGTTTGGACACCTGGCACAACTCCTGGAAATATACATTTTGACAGCGAGGCAGAATTCTTACTCAAAAACCCCCCGGGATCCAAAATAGTTGTCGTTAAAGAGGATAAAGTAATTGGGATTCTTGGATATAAATCGCCCATCCCTCTTCCGTCCAATAAACATGTAGTAGAACTTGATATTGCCGTACATCCTGACTACCAACGGGAAGGTATTGGTCAGCTACTAATGGATAAAATGAAAGAAATAGCTCGTGAAAAAGGATATCTCAAAATCTCTTTACGCGTTTTATCTATCAATCAAAAAGCCATTCGTTTTTATGAAAAAAATGGTTTTAAACAAGAGGGATTACTAAAAAAAGAATTTATTATTAATGGGAATTTTGTAGATGATATTTTAATGGCTTATTTCCTCTAA
- a CDS encoding GntR family transcriptional regulator: MEKSGFVADPIYGEIKNEIMTNTLENGEEVDIDDIMKRFQVSKRVAFGALHCLHKSGMLCENNGGKSFSVAIKNEAEHREKSRLKLAFFHLNYAVQKLQDQDAEVCATCLRKELVYIKLAVADQNTDVFIEHVKNFYTCMIHYTEMPAMEKNIDTLTKLLQKMKVKNEKLFFDAFIMDITKALEELVDHLEAREFEECHLVIQKFYDKNISILFS, translated from the coding sequence ATGGAAAAAAGTGGATTTGTTGCAGATCCGATATACGGAGAAATCAAGAATGAAATAATGACTAACACTTTGGAAAATGGTGAAGAAGTGGATATTGATGACATTATGAAACGATTTCAAGTAAGCAAACGAGTAGCTTTTGGTGCGCTCCATTGTCTACATAAGAGTGGCATGTTATGCGAAAATAACGGTGGAAAAAGTTTTTCGGTAGCTATCAAAAATGAGGCGGAACATCGTGAGAAATCACGTCTGAAGTTAGCATTTTTTCATTTGAACTACGCGGTTCAAAAATTACAAGATCAAGATGCGGAAGTATGTGCGACTTGTCTTCGAAAAGAATTAGTATATATTAAATTAGCTGTTGCTGATCAAAATACAGATGTGTTCATTGAGCATGTCAAAAATTTTTATACTTGTATGATTCACTATACAGAAATGCCTGCTATGGAGAAGAACATTGATACACTTACGAAACTTTTGCAAAAAATGAAAGTGAAGAATGAGAAGTTGTTTTTTGATGCTTTTATCATGGATATTACCAAGGCATTAGAAGAATTAGTTGATCATTTAGAAGCGAGAGAGTTTGAAGAGTGCCATCTTGTTATTCAAAAATTTTATGATAAAAACATTTCCATTTTATTTTCTTAA
- a CDS encoding PTS transporter subunit IIC: MKDYFIDRSYKASMGIANAVLVTLGIGLLLQTIGQMTGVSVLVTIGAIGKTMLVPAIGIGIAMCLHANTLVTISAAASAIIGGGAVVTLAGGGVGITSGEPVGAILAVIVAVWTGKRVTGKTKFDMILIPGVSLLAGGLSGILFAKIMAPILDSVSLGISSLIGGSPLISSMVIAFVFGLLILSPASSAALAIALQLDPTASAAALIGCSVQFVSFAVLSYRDNNWGAFFAQLICTPKLQTPNIIKKPSVMLVPLLTTLIAGPLGVMVFHIQASSEVAGLGLCAFVAPLYLIANYGFSTLAAFILVAVVLPGVIALIVRPILIKKERLKTGDLTIELQ; the protein is encoded by the coding sequence ATGAAGGATTATTTTATAGATCGTTCCTATAAAGCCTCGATGGGAATAGCAAATGCGGTTCTTGTAACACTTGGAATCGGACTTCTTTTACAAACCATCGGGCAAATGACAGGAGTTTCGGTTCTTGTGACGATTGGTGCAATTGGAAAGACAATGTTAGTACCAGCAATAGGCATTGGTATTGCGATGTGCTTGCATGCAAACACACTTGTGACGATAAGTGCAGCGGCATCTGCTATTATTGGTGGTGGAGCAGTGGTGACGCTTGCTGGCGGGGGTGTTGGAATAACTAGTGGCGAACCGGTCGGAGCTATTTTAGCTGTCATTGTGGCAGTTTGGACTGGAAAGCGTGTAACAGGAAAGACTAAGTTTGATATGATTTTAATTCCAGGAGTATCGCTTCTGGCAGGCGGGCTTAGTGGTATTTTATTTGCTAAGATTATGGCGCCAATTTTAGACTCTGTTAGTTTAGGAATTAGTTCATTAATTGGTGGTTCACCGCTTATTTCATCTATGGTTATCGCTTTTGTTTTTGGATTGCTGATTCTCAGTCCCGCTTCATCAGCCGCTCTTGCAATTGCGCTTCAATTAGATCCAACTGCTAGTGCAGCAGCGTTAATTGGCTGTTCGGTTCAATTTGTATCATTTGCAGTGTTAAGCTACCGAGATAACAACTGGGGTGCGTTTTTTGCACAACTTATTTGTACGCCAAAGTTACAAACACCAAATATTATTAAAAAACCTAGCGTCATGTTAGTTCCATTACTGACGACTTTAATTGCAGGACCTCTTGGTGTGATGGTTTTCCATATTCAAGCATCTAGTGAGGTGGCAGGGCTTGGGTTATGCGCGTTTGTTGCACCACTTTATTTAATAGCTAATTACGGATTCAGCACACTAGCTGCTTTTATTTTGGTTGCGGTTGTCTTGCCAGGTGTTATTGCACTTATTGTCAGACCAATATTAATTAAAAAAGAACGCTTAAAAACAGGGGATTTAACAATTGAACTACAATAA
- a CDS encoding LysR family transcriptional regulator — MDEALRTYIRVVELKSFTKASEELHISQPAVSLQLKKLEQQYNTELIYRKSKKFVLTATGEILYHRAKQLEGLYKQVEEEISLYHHHLKGRLRVGASFTVGEYYLPAMIAKFHARYPEITLELIIENTVKIADKVELLQVDIGLIEGQINKKDLEISAFLDDEMCIVGPTSGSVEEIQKGTTWVAREEGSGTREYLDHVISTNGWNVTERIVAWSNMAVKQMVLKGVGYTVISRCVVEEEIKKGDLLTFHTDKILMRKFSVLKNKQMLENRIAETFLAFLHDNQSL, encoded by the coding sequence ATGGATGAAGCACTTAGAACCTATATTCGAGTAGTGGAGTTGAAGAGTTTTACAAAAGCATCGGAAGAATTACACATATCGCAACCAGCTGTTTCTTTGCAACTAAAAAAGTTAGAACAGCAATATAATACGGAATTAATTTACAGGAAATCGAAAAAGTTCGTTCTAACAGCGACAGGAGAAATACTTTATCACCGGGCAAAACAATTAGAAGGACTGTACAAACAAGTCGAGGAAGAAATTAGTCTGTACCATCATCATTTAAAAGGAAGGCTACGAGTTGGAGCTAGTTTCACAGTAGGAGAGTACTATTTGCCTGCGATGATTGCTAAGTTTCATGCTCGGTATCCGGAAATTACCCTAGAGTTAATTATAGAAAATACTGTAAAAATTGCCGATAAAGTAGAATTGCTACAAGTCGACATAGGCTTAATTGAAGGTCAAATCAATAAAAAAGATCTTGAAATAAGTGCATTTTTAGATGATGAAATGTGTATTGTTGGTCCAACAAGCGGATCGGTAGAGGAGATTCAAAAAGGTACGACATGGGTTGCTCGGGAAGAAGGCTCAGGCACGCGCGAATATCTGGATCATGTCATTAGTACAAATGGTTGGAATGTGACAGAGCGGATCGTAGCTTGGAGTAATATGGCAGTCAAACAAATGGTTCTTAAAGGGGTTGGATATACCGTTATTTCTAGATGTGTAGTAGAAGAAGAAATAAAAAAAGGTGATTTGCTTACCTTTCATACAGATAAGATATTGATGCGTAAATTTTCTGTTTTAAAAAATAAACAAATGCTAGAAAATCGAATCGCGGAAACATTTTTAGCATTTTTGCATGATAATCAGTCATTATAG
- a CDS encoding YeiH family protein, with protein MSQSLFRLKTFWYGIALTFCIAGLSYFLAKLPFLMILGQLVTAILIGIIIRALVPIPDKWFTGIQFSNKVILRAGIILLGFRLNLVDIYNAGWRVFLIAALCLSFGITIVYFLAKLFGVDKKLAILVACGTGICGAAAVVAISPQVKADNNQTAVAATIIALLGTIFTVVYTLIYPILPLGPDGYGIFAGATLHEIAHVIAAADPGGASAVDMAVIVKLTRVALLVPVCFVVAKMVNVGTKNRFSWAELPVPWFIFGFLATSAINSFGIIPSSITDFLVVCAYFLIAMSMGGLGLNVHLPSFGKMGGKPFAAAFIGSILLSAFGLGLVLLFHLAG; from the coding sequence ATGAGTCAATCTTTATTTCGACTTAAAACATTTTGGTATGGCATCGCACTTACTTTTTGTATCGCTGGATTATCTTATTTTCTAGCTAAACTACCATTTTTAATGATTCTTGGGCAACTTGTTACAGCTATTTTAATTGGTATTATTATTCGTGCTCTTGTGCCAATTCCTGACAAATGGTTTACAGGAATTCAGTTCTCTAATAAAGTCATTCTTCGGGCTGGAATTATCTTACTAGGTTTCCGATTAAATTTAGTGGATATTTACAATGCCGGATGGCGTGTTTTCCTCATTGCAGCTCTATGTCTTAGTTTTGGCATTACTATCGTTTACTTTTTAGCCAAATTATTTGGGGTAGATAAAAAACTAGCGATTTTAGTTGCCTGTGGAACTGGGATTTGTGGAGCAGCGGCAGTTGTAGCCATTTCTCCTCAAGTAAAAGCAGACAACAATCAAACGGCAGTAGCTGCTACGATTATTGCTTTACTTGGAACTATTTTCACTGTTGTTTATACACTTATCTATCCTATTTTACCGCTTGGACCAGATGGGTATGGTATTTTTGCAGGTGCGACACTTCATGAAATCGCCCATGTAATTGCTGCTGCTGATCCTGGCGGTGCTTCCGCAGTTGATATGGCCGTTATCGTTAAATTAACTCGTGTAGCCTTACTTGTACCAGTTTGTTTCGTCGTTGCAAAAATGGTGAATGTCGGAACAAAAAACCGTTTTTCTTGGGCAGAACTTCCTGTGCCATGGTTTATTTTTGGTTTTTTAGCAACTAGTGCTATTAATAGTTTTGGAATCATTCCTTCATCTATAACAGACTTCCTTGTCGTTTGCGCTTATTTCCTAATTGCCATGTCAATGGGCGGACTTGGCTTGAATGTCCATTTACCTTCTTTTGGGAAAATGGGCGGGAAACCCTTTGCTGCCGCATTTATCGGTTCTATTTTACTTTCTGCTTTTGGCTTAGGTTTAGTACTTTTGTTCCATTTAGCAGGTTAA
- a CDS encoding DUF1361 domain-containing protein, with the protein MKKAIWTCRAFLVGYFLILYFTADTYTFLILNVGLAYIPFEIAVFLTKKPRVWWVFWPLAIVWLVFFPNSPYLLTDLLHLQRLEIYGAEGILSTAPWLWRHFTYIIVGVFFGLFIGFWSFAKMLAEIRRRFNWTSKLSYQLLLIGLILLSSYAIYIGRFSRLHSIHLLTQPIESLQVMFGVFHWPFWNFVFYFSIIQYVIYTLFSKFSSSLKN; encoded by the coding sequence ATGAAAAAAGCAATTTGGACTTGCCGAGCTTTTTTAGTTGGTTATTTTCTTATTCTGTATTTTACAGCAGATACTTATACCTTTTTGATTTTAAATGTCGGGCTTGCTTACATCCCTTTCGAAATAGCTGTGTTTCTTACAAAAAAACCTCGCGTTTGGTGGGTTTTCTGGCCATTAGCTATCGTTTGGTTAGTATTTTTCCCGAATTCCCCATACTTGTTAACTGATTTACTTCATTTACAGCGTTTAGAAATTTATGGTGCGGAAGGAATTTTATCAACTGCCCCTTGGTTATGGCGTCATTTCACTTATATTATCGTTGGTGTCTTTTTTGGATTATTTATTGGATTTTGGTCTTTTGCCAAGATGCTTGCAGAAATCAGAAGACGATTCAACTGGACTAGCAAACTTAGTTATCAACTACTTTTAATAGGGTTAATTCTATTATCTAGTTATGCTATTTACATCGGTCGTTTTTCACGTTTACATTCTATCCACTTACTGACACAGCCAATTGAATCGTTACAAGTTATGTTTGGCGTTTTCCACTGGCCATTCTGGAACTTTGTATTCTATTTCTCGATTATCCAATATGTTATTTACACGCTATTTAGTAAGTTTTCTAGCTCGCTAAAAAATTAA
- a CDS encoding nucleoside triphosphate pyrophosphohydrolase family protein, with the protein MDFKEYQILANRTAATHEQALTNYGLGITGEAGEVADLIKKYAFHGHDLNKEALTKELGDVLWYVSQIAKWADISMETVAELNIEKLKRRYPQGFSAERSKLHID; encoded by the coding sequence ATGGATTTTAAAGAGTATCAAATTTTAGCAAACAGGACTGCAGCAACACACGAACAGGCACTGACAAACTACGGACTTGGAATTACTGGTGAGGCCGGTGAAGTTGCCGATTTGATTAAGAAATATGCTTTTCATGGACATGATTTAAACAAAGAAGCCCTAACCAAAGAACTCGGTGATGTACTTTGGTATGTATCACAAATTGCAAAATGGGCAGATATTAGTATGGAAACAGTCGCAGAACTAAATATTGAAAAACTGAAACGACGCTATCCACAAGGTTTTTCAGCTGAGCGCAGTAAACTTCATATCGATTAA
- a CDS encoding nucleotide pyrophosphohydrolase produces the protein MKKLQNEITTFLKERDWLDQYNYPKDLALSLSLEAAELLECFQWKTDEDAVKENREEMLKEVADVMIYALQIVESLGADAEEVIRLKLAENRMRTWSK, from the coding sequence TTGAAGAAATTACAAAATGAAATTACTACTTTCCTAAAAGAACGTGACTGGTTAGATCAATATAACTATCCAAAAGACCTAGCGCTATCATTATCATTGGAAGCAGCAGAATTATTAGAATGCTTTCAGTGGAAAACTGATGAAGATGCTGTGAAAGAAAATCGAGAAGAAATGCTAAAAGAAGTAGCAGATGTAATGATTTATGCTTTGCAAATTGTTGAGAGTTTAGGTGCAGATGCCGAAGAAGTTATCCGATTGAAATTAGCAGAAAATCGGATGAGAACATGGTCGAAGTGA
- a CDS encoding thioredoxin family protein, translated as MTSIEIKSPEEFAAHISGDELVYVDYWKDNCPNCKMLDLSFAEFKNSEIAKKVKVLKVKLEEMGENFFFDRDVQQTPTLVLYKGGEEIHRLNGFIPPNKIEEAISLNA; from the coding sequence ATGACAAGTATTGAAATCAAATCACCAGAAGAGTTTGCAGCTCATATTAGTGGGGATGAATTAGTATACGTGGACTACTGGAAAGACAACTGTCCTAATTGCAAAATGCTTGATCTTTCATTTGCTGAATTCAAAAACTCAGAAATCGCAAAGAAAGTAAAAGTATTAAAAGTAAAATTAGAAGAAATGGGTGAAAACTTCTTTTTTGATCGGGATGTACAACAAACACCTACGCTTGTATTATACAAAGGTGGCGAAGAAATCCACCGTTTAAATGGCTTTATTCCTCCCAATAAAATTGAAGAGGCTATTTCATTAAACGCATAA
- a CDS encoding flavodoxin, with translation MRILLAYDSLSGNTKMVADEIEGILVSEGHDVVSFRVSPMAEYPLDEDFDLYMLGAWTVDYGRTPPDMKDFIAELAVKPKNVAIFGTGETQWGMEFYCGAVDRMAAYFGTSYPTLKVEQMPHTEQDRLAIHRWVKEILTLRSGMK, from the coding sequence ATGAGGATTTTGTTAGCCTATGATTCTTTAAGTGGTAATACGAAAATGGTAGCCGATGAAATTGAAGGGATTTTAGTGAGCGAGGGGCATGATGTTGTGTCCTTCCGCGTATCCCCGATGGCTGAGTATCCGCTTGATGAGGATTTTGACTTGTACATGTTAGGGGCGTGGACAGTCGATTACGGAAGAACACCGCCAGATATGAAAGATTTTATCGCGGAACTTGCCGTTAAACCCAAGAATGTAGCCATTTTTGGGACTGGAGAAACACAATGGGGTATGGAATTTTATTGTGGTGCTGTCGACCGAATGGCAGCTTATTTTGGAACAAGCTACCCTACTTTAAAAGTAGAACAGATGCCACATACAGAACAAGACAGATTGGCTATCCATCGATGGGTCAAAGAAATTTTAACACTAAGGAGTGGAATGAAATGA
- a CDS encoding ribonucleotide-diphosphate reductase subunit beta, whose amino-acid sequence MADQKEQLTRIKILEPLFPNRSTSIINGETSGILNWNDIPYPSFYRAYKELSTNYWIPDEVDMKSDAKQYPALSEQEKYAFDAIIGLLATLDSPQTRFIYNIAEYITDPAVHANAAIIAQQEVIHNESYSYVLASITNLQEQNRVFELARTHPTIIKRNEPIMEAYDEFMNNKTGETLVKALIQSSILEGINFYSGFAYFYNLVRQNKMTGTGKIISFINRDELAHSKFISEVIRAILGENPELQTDELVEYTHEAFRHAVELETEWSEEVMQGIEGIDVEEMVDYVKYRANKMLGMLGIPELYPGHSENTMTWIKAYADNFTETKTDFFEMRNSSYKKTNMDNGFDDL is encoded by the coding sequence ATGGCTGACCAAAAAGAACAACTAACACGGATTAAAATATTAGAACCTTTATTTCCAAATCGTTCTACTTCAATTATAAACGGAGAAACTAGCGGTATCCTCAATTGGAATGATATCCCGTATCCATCTTTCTACCGAGCTTATAAAGAACTTTCTACTAACTACTGGATTCCAGATGAAGTAGATATGAAGAGTGATGCGAAACAATATCCAGCACTTTCAGAACAAGAAAAATATGCCTTCGATGCGATTATTGGCTTACTGGCGACACTTGATTCTCCGCAAACTCGTTTTATTTATAATATTGCTGAGTACATTACTGATCCAGCTGTTCATGCGAATGCAGCGATTATTGCACAACAAGAAGTCATTCATAATGAAAGTTATTCTTATGTACTTGCTTCTATCACTAATCTGCAAGAGCAAAATCGTGTATTTGAACTAGCAAGAACGCACCCAACAATCATTAAGCGGAACGAGCCGATCATGGAAGCGTACGATGAGTTCATGAATAATAAAACAGGGGAAACACTAGTAAAAGCATTAATTCAGTCATCTATTTTAGAAGGAATTAATTTCTATAGTGGTTTTGCTTACTTCTACAATCTTGTTCGGCAAAATAAAATGACTGGAACAGGGAAAATTATTAGCTTTATTAATCGTGATGAATTAGCACATTCTAAGTTTATCTCCGAAGTTATTCGGGCAATCCTTGGTGAAAACCCAGAATTACAAACAGATGAACTAGTGGAATATACACACGAAGCTTTCCGCCATGCAGTAGAATTAGAAACAGAATGGTCAGAAGAAGTCATGCAAGGTATTGAAGGTATTGATGTGGAAGAAATGGTTGACTACGTGAAATACCGTGCCAACAAAATGTTAGGAATGCTTGGTATTCCAGAACTTTATCCAGGGCATAGCGAAAATACGATGACGTGGATTAAAGCTTATGCAGATAATTTTACAGAAACCAAAACCGACTTTTTCGAAATGCGCAATTCAAGTTACAAAAAAACGAATATGGATAACGGATTCGACGATTTATGA